From a single Octopus sinensis linkage group LG5, ASM634580v1, whole genome shotgun sequence genomic region:
- the LOC115212263 gene encoding general transcription factor II-I repeat domain-containing protein 2B-like, whose protein sequence is MNAEFPDLPYYTSVRWLSYGKILARFFELRTEIEIFLNEKNHSQVLLKDIEWLWKLAFSADLTMHLNDFNLRIQGETSLICDLYSKVKAFRKKLILFESQLTRSCFTHFSRCDKYRQEAATPFPNLFAQDVILALKQQFEERFSDLDACSSKLRIFENPFNSVIGDLPSELQMEVIDLQSNDILKDKYKEGNLIEFYKCLPSDQFLHLRRFACEFISVFGTTYLCEKTFSKMTYTKSCYRSQLSDEHLNALLVIGTTHFEPQLDKILSEMKQFHVSPIDQS, encoded by the coding sequence ATGAATGCTGAGTTTCCAGACCTACCTTACTATACTTCAGTAAGATGGCTTAGCTATGGAAAAATTCTGGCTAGATTTTTTGAGCTTCgaactgaaattgaaatatttttaaatgagaaaaaccaTTCACAGGTGTTGCTCAAAGACATTGAATGGCTCTGGAAATTAGCATTTTCAGCCGATTTAACTATGCATCTCAATGATTTCAACCTACGGATACAAGGTGAAACTTCACTCATCTGTGATTTGTACTCAAAGGTGAAAGCTTTTCGTAAGAAATTAATACTATTTGAAAGTCAGTTAACAAGAAGCTGCTTTACTCATTTTTCACGATGTGACAAATATAGACAGGAAGCTGCCACTCCATTTCCAAACTTGTTTGCTCAAGATGTCATTTTAGCTTTGAAACAACAGTTTGAAGAACGTTTTTCTGATCTTGATGCATGTTCTTCAAAactaagaatttttgaaaatccaTTTAACTCTGTTATTGGAGACTTACCTTCTGAGTTACAAATGGAAGTTATTGATTTGCAATCCAATGACATCCTGAAGGACAAATATAAAGAGGGAAATTTGATTGAATTCTACAAATGCCTTCCATCCgaccaatttcttcatttaaggAGGTTTGCCTGTgaattcatttcagtttttgGCACCACATATTTGTGTGAGAAGACTTTTTCAAAGATGACATACACAAAATCCTGCTACAGATCACAATTGTCTGATGAACATTTAAATGCATTGCTTGTTATTGGAACCACTCATTTTGAACCTCAGTTGGACAAAATTTTGtcagaaatgaaacaatttcatgTTTCCCCTATTGatcaaagttaa
- the LOC115212264 gene encoding E3 ubiquitin-protein ligase MARCHF3-like translates to MDGNENASCRICHESNSTTDLVSPCFCRGTMSIVHLSCLEKWLMSSLKNSCEVCGYEYDVVRKTKPFTEFLKNPGTKKAKENFFADIFCLLGLVTFTAATFILSFEKPNFMVPGLIFVTFFISITYAIAIEAFNYHYFVWESWKRKNQTVKIINVT, encoded by the coding sequence ATGGATGGAAACGAGAATGCATCGTGTCGTATTTGTCACGAATCTAATAGTACAACTGATCTCGTCTCTCCATGTTTTTGTCGCGGCACTATGAGTATAGTCCATCTTTCATGTCTCGAAAAATGGCTAATGTCTTCATTAAAAAATTCGTGTGAGGTGTGCGGTTATGAATACGATGTTGTGCGAAAAACAAAACCATTTACAGAATTCTTGAAAAATCCCGGAACGAAGAAAGCCAAAGAGAATTTTTTTGCTGATATATTCTGCCTTTTGGGCCTTGTAACTTTTACAGCCGCAACATTTATCTTAAGCTTCGAAAAACCTAATTTCATGGTACCCGGGTTAATATTCGTTACATTTTTTATAAGCATTACTTACGCTATTGCCATTGAAGcgtttaattatcattattttgtctGGGAATCTTGGAAACGAAAGAACCAGACCGTTAAAATTATCAACGTAACTTGA